One genomic segment of Ipomoea triloba cultivar NCNSP0323 chromosome 9, ASM357664v1 includes these proteins:
- the LOC116028825 gene encoding protein WHAT'S THIS FACTOR 9, mitochondrial — protein sequence MALRHLTTAIAAKLRRHVRTFVNAKVKWVRDPYLDKAVENEKNLKPLLSLKTVILSQPSKTLPLRTIADLKPQLGLPTTAVRFIQKFPYIFKVFRPPNKPLSTPHVKLTPKALSLHNDEMLIASLSHHRKDVAERLAKLLMLARARRLPLGVIEKFKFDLGLPYDYLLSFLPEFPEYFQICDMGFRDPSGLQVFGLELVKWRDDLAVSLMEKRARSEDSEAGIGRPVRFSMNLPRGFDLEKRVKNWVEEWQNLPYISPYEDAFHLNPNSDQAEKWAVAVIHEMLNLLVSKKTEKENVYSLGDYLGFGMRFKKALVHHPGIFYQSNKIRTQTVVLREAFKKNFLIEKHPLIGMRYKYIYLMNLVLRRGIPIHAGAIRYRERLACIKGQKFKAKERSQKRVKRDDDYHDNED from the coding sequence ATGGCTTTGCGCCACCTCACAACCGCCATTGCAGCCAAGCTCCGCCGCCACGTCCGCACGTTCGTGAACGCAAAGGTTAAGTGGGTCCGAGACCCGTACCTCGACAAGGCAGTCGAGAACGAGAAGAACCTCAAACCCTTACTCTCTCTCAAAACAGTTATCCTCTCCCAACCATCTAAAACCCTACCGCTCCGCACCATCGCCGATCTGAAACCCCAGCTCGGCCTCCCAACCACCGCCGTGAGATTCATCCAGAAATTCCCTTACATTTTCAAGGTTTTTAGACCTCCGAACAAGCCCCTATCTACCCCTCACGTAAAGCTCACTCCGAAGGCGCTCTCTCTGCACAACGACGAAATGCTGATCGCGAGCCTCTCGCATCACCGGAAAGACGTAGCGGAACGGCTTGCGAAGCTCTTGATGCTCGCCAGAGCTAGGAGACTCCCGCTGGGCGTGATTGAGAAGTTCAAGTTCGATTTAGGGTTGCCGTATGACTATTTGCTGAGTTTTCTCCCCGAATTTCCGGAATATTTTCAGATTTGTGATATGGGGTTTAGGGATCCATCGGGACTCCAAGTGTTCGGATTAGAATTGGTTAAATGGAGGGATGATTTAGCAGTTTCCCTAATGGAAAAGAGGGCCAGAAGTGAGGATTCCGAGGCTGGAATTGGAAGGCCTGTTAGGTTTTCGATGAATTTACCAAGAGGGTTTGATTTAGAGAAGAGAGTGAAGAATTGGGTGGAGGAATGGCAAAATTTGCCGTACATTTCGCCTTATGAGGATGCTTTTCATTTGAATCCTAATAGCGACCAGGCAGAGAAGTGGGCAGTGGCAGTGATTCATGAAATGCTTAATTTGCTGGTGTCCAAGAAGACAGAGAAGGAGAATGTTTATTCTTTGGGGGACTATTTGGGTTTTGGGATGAGATTCAAAAAGGCTTTGGTGCATCACCCAGGGATATTTTACCAGTCTAACAAAATTAGGACGCAGACAGTAGTTCTAAGGGAGGCCTTTAAGAAGAATTTTTTGATAGAGAAGCATCCATTGATAGGCATGAGATACAAATACATCTATCTCATGAACTTAGTGTTAAGAAGGGGCATTCCGATTCATGCTGGAGCTATTAGATATAGGGAACGCTTGGCTTGTATTAAAGGACAGAAATTCAAGGCAAAGGAAAGGAGCCAAAAACGAGTGAAAAGAGATGATGACTATCAT